A part of Puniceicoccaceae bacterium genomic DNA contains:
- the cysN gene encoding sulfate adenylyltransferase subunit CysN — MTSENRNYKIREQDLIRSDISAYLKRHEEKDMLRFLTCGSVDDGKSTLIGRLLYDSQMIYEDQLAAVLKDSKVHGTTGDDFDPALLTDGLKAEREQGITIDVAYRYFSTEKRSFIICDAPGHEQYTRNMATGASHCDLAIVLIDARHGVMPQTKRHSFIASLLGIKHLVVAVNKMDAVGFDEAVFEKIRKDYLGFAAKFESIDLHFIPMSALKGDNVVERSTNMPWFEGRPLLSHLESVEITADRNLIDFRFPVQYVLRPNLNFRGFCGTIASGVVRVGDKVVVNPSGKETRIKSIVTYDGELKEAFAPMAVTLTTTDEVDISRGSILSHPNNRPTIESGFDAQVVWMHEKKLQAGRNYLLKSTTQTLPVTLDGVRYKFDINSLSRLDGDALEMNEIGRVGFTAHRSFCFDSYSRNDKTGSFVLIDPLSNATVAAGMITEQRAAPQKKVTGKHNLNWEKGMVSTSDRQDLMGHAPATIWLTGLSGSGKSTIAQHLEAKLVAMGKKAYILDGDNIRHGLNSDLGFRPEDRKENIRRIAEVAALMNDAGLIVITAFISPYQEDRDTARGIVDRATADAKRKRFHEIFVDTPLEVCEARDVKGLYAKARAGEVKQFTGVTAPYEVPEQPELKVNTHGMTPTACADLIIAELGL; from the coding sequence ATGACATCGGAAAATCGAAACTATAAAATCCGCGAACAAGACCTCATTCGCAGCGACATCAGTGCCTACCTCAAGCGCCATGAGGAGAAGGACATGCTGCGGTTTTTGACCTGCGGCAGCGTCGATGACGGTAAGAGCACGCTGATTGGACGACTGCTCTACGATTCGCAGATGATCTATGAGGACCAGCTGGCGGCGGTGCTGAAGGACTCCAAGGTGCACGGTACCACGGGTGATGACTTTGACCCAGCGCTGCTGACTGATGGGTTGAAGGCGGAGCGGGAGCAGGGCATCACCATTGATGTGGCCTATCGCTATTTTTCGACTGAGAAGCGCAGTTTCATCATCTGTGATGCGCCCGGTCACGAGCAGTATACGCGCAATATGGCCACGGGTGCGAGTCACTGCGACCTGGCGATTGTGCTGATTGATGCGCGCCACGGGGTGATGCCGCAGACCAAGCGTCACAGCTTTATTGCAAGCCTTCTGGGCATCAAGCACTTGGTGGTGGCGGTGAACAAGATGGATGCGGTGGGTTTTGATGAGGCCGTGTTTGAAAAAATCCGCAAGGATTATCTCGGGTTTGCGGCAAAGTTTGAGTCCATCGACCTGCACTTCATCCCGATGTCCGCGCTCAAGGGGGACAACGTGGTCGAGCGCAGCACGAACATGCCGTGGTTTGAGGGTCGCCCACTGCTCAGTCATCTGGAATCGGTGGAAATCACAGCCGACCGCAACCTGATCGATTTTCGTTTTCCTGTGCAGTATGTGCTGCGCCCGAACCTGAACTTTCGCGGATTTTGTGGAACCATTGCATCTGGAGTGGTGCGTGTGGGGGACAAGGTGGTTGTAAATCCATCGGGCAAGGAGACACGGATCAAGAGCATCGTGACCTATGATGGCGAGTTGAAGGAGGCGTTTGCGCCGATGGCGGTGACGCTGACCACGACCGATGAGGTGGACATTTCCCGTGGGTCGATTCTCAGTCACCCGAACAACCGTCCGACCATTGAGAGTGGATTTGACGCTCAAGTTGTGTGGATGCACGAAAAGAAGTTGCAGGCGGGACGAAACTACCTGCTCAAGAGTACCACGCAGACCTTGCCAGTCACGCTGGACGGGGTGCGCTACAAGTTTGATATCAATAGCCTGAGCCGACTTGATGGGGATGCGCTGGAGATGAATGAAATCGGACGCGTCGGATTTACCGCACACCGCAGTTTCTGCTTCGACAGCTACAGTCGCAATGACAAGACGGGTTCCTTCGTGCTGATTGACCCGCTCAGCAACGCGACGGTTGCGGCTGGCATGATCACCGAGCAGCGTGCTGCTCCGCAGAAGAAAGTGACGGGCAAGCACAACCTCAACTGGGAAAAGGGCATGGTCAGCACGTCGGATCGCCAGGATCTGATGGGGCATGCACCCGCTACGATTTGGCTGACGGGACTGTCGGGTTCCGGGAAGTCCACGATCGCCCAGCATCTGGAGGCCAAGTTGGTGGCGATGGGGAAAAAGGCCTACATCCTCGATGGGGACAACATCCGTCACGGACTCAATTCGGACCTCGGCTTCCGCCCTGAGGATCGCAAGGAGAACATTCGACGCATCGCGGAGGTTGCTGCGCTGATGAATGACGCAGGCCTGATTGTGATCACTGCATTTATCTCACCCTACCAGGAGGACCGGGACACTGCCCGTGGCATTGTGGACCGCGCGACTGCGGATGCGAAGCGCAAGCGCTTCCACGAGATCTTTGTGGATACTCCGCTTGAGGTCTGCGAGGCACGCGATGTGAAGGGACTCTATGCCAAAGCCCGAGCAGGTGAGGTGAAGCAATTCACCGGAGTGACTGCCCCCTATGAAGTGCCGGAGCAGCCCGAGTTGAAAGTGAACACCCACGGCATGACTCCCACAGCCTGTGCGGACTTGATCATCGCAGAGCTGGGCTTGTAG